The Scheffersomyces stipitis CBS 6054 chromosome 5, complete sequence genome contains the following window.
AGGGAGGTGTTGGCAGAGTTATGATGGTGCGCGTTATGGATGGAAGTCGCCGGAAAGCAACGGATGCTAATGGGTGGGATAGAAAACGGTGGCAGAATAGAAAAAAGATGAATAAACAAAACTCTCAATTACGGAAAACGGTGGTGAAAATGGCTGACAGAATCTAATCGCTTTTTTCCAAACATTAGCCACGACAAAAAGAGTAAGTGTACGACGATGAGAGGGCCAAAAAAGGAATGCGCGTGATATGGCACGTGATAATCTACAATTAAAAGGCGACGACAAAAATGGATTGGATCTAGACACTGTTACCATTGCATTGTTGCAGATCGTTTCTATAGTACGCTCACTGTCTTCAGTCATCGTTTGCCACATCGCTGCCTTATcttgcaaaattttcattcaataTCCATCGAGGCCAGCCTCCAAGCTGAAATTTCTTGATTGGATCAATGTTGACTATTGAGGCAAAACATCTGTGCCGCAATATTAAAGATATTTTCCCTTATCTAACTACCTACGTCTACTTCTATGAAATTACGAGCGGTTTTCTCTGGGGTTTCGTGGTGTATACTCATTAAAGAGGTCCGATCCCTGCTAATGGCAGAAAATCTCTGCCCTACACAGATCACTAGGTCGTCGAACATAACTTTGTtacttgatcttgtcttcttttctcatTTCTTGCTACCTTCATCTAATTAACTAGCGCAGTCTCTCTCCTCGACTACTTCCAAAACGGGAAATTACGAGGCAACTTCGGGGAACCAAGAACAACCTCAACACAATATGGTGTCAAACCTCCTATTTTTGAACATAGATTCAGGCACGGTCTGGGCTACTGGTGTATGTGTGCTGCCACCTGAATAACGAAACAAGTGTCTTCAGTATGTCTTCCCTCCTATTACACGCATAAGTAACTGCTGGAGTTGTTCTCTGCCTCGAGGACTTTTCCAGATTTCGTGGTTGCTGTTTTCAGCAATGACCCACTCGACAGTGTTCGAACTGATCTTACTAATCTCCTGCTGCCATTTGCCCCAGTTCAATGAGTTCTTGATCATAAACCCAGATGAGATCACACTCAACGGAAGGTCATGCACAGTCGACTCCTTGACTTCAGAATACGACAATAATGTAGACGTAATCTGCTCTTGTAGTCTAGCTCGTATATACTTCGGTTGATAACGCATGTCGGACCCGAAAATTCGACTTTTGCTCAGATGTTtgaatgggtgcaaaaacCAATGGATATTAGACACAATCCCCAATGGTGAGACCAAGCCTCTAAACCAAAGCTTAAATCCAGTGATATTGTCCATTAGCTCAATaatattcttgaaaactGTAGACTTCTCATTCTTTCGGTTGGATCCACTAAAGGGCCAccttttcaacaaatcttcGTGCCAACTGTCTACGAGAAGTAACGAATGAACTTTGTTCGGGTTTCTAGAAGCAAACACTCTCGAATATAGTCCTCCAATGTCGAAACCCACCAACGAAAAGGGACCTTCAATTTCCTCCTTATTGAGAGCCTCAATAAGATACTCAGTAATGATTCCTATTGAAACCGGAGAAGGTGCACTATCCGAAAATCCGTAGCCTGGTCTGTCCCAAATACAGTATCGGTCGATTTTGTTCAAGTGATATAGTTCTTCAATCCACTCTTGGAAGACTTCTGTAGCAATCATTTGTCCACCCTCGACTAGAATTATAGGTTGGCTAGATTTCGTGTTATTATGAACATTGCCAAAACAAGCGAGGTGAACTTTGAAAGAATTATCATTCACAGCAACCATTTTTCCCCATGGTTTCTCGTGTGAATCAAACGTTTGCAACCAAAACGTAAGACTAATACACCAGACTACCCATAGTAAGAATAATTTGACGGTAATTTTTACTAAAGCAATCAATAACTCGGACAACGACCATCTTTTCTCAACTCTTCCAGTGTATCTTACCTCCTGTACTCGTTTCTCCCTCTCTACCCAGTAGTCTACAAGAGCATTCACCAAAACATTGAGTCCAGTCCAGATCAAAATAATAATTCCTATCCAGCCAAATTGGTGTCTAGTGTATGTAACTACTCCAATCACGAGCAAGTCTAAGAGAAGAAGCCCACCAGTGATGTAGCCTAGGATTCGGTCATAGTACACTGGAACCGTGAAGCACCAAAGAGTGATGGCATTAGTTAGCAATGCCACGAGTATAAGGTCCAACTCCAAAAAAGACTTACCTCGGTTGTTAAGTCCGGGAATTGAGATGAAATCCGTCAATATAAGTGCAAATCCTACAATTgcattgaaaaatattAGTACCGTAACACCAATTTTCATTAACTGAACGTTATACAAGTTCAATGGAGAAACTATGGGATCATCTGGATCAAGAAATTCATGATTATGATCCAACAAAGGCTGTTGCTCGAGAATTGCTGCATCTTGCTCGTTAACAGGAGAAGGAGGGAGATGTGTTATTTCTTCGCTGTTAGGTTTCCCTAGTGTCCTCTTACTTTTTTGTGACGATTCTGGCATTTATGAAGCTCTCCCTTTTAGCAATTAATGATAAGTGGATTACTAACCTTTTTTACTAAAACAGAATTTTTGTACGAATAAAGACGATGCAATTGAGTGTAATTGAAACGTTTCCCGTTCGTTTATGCAGTTGGGTAACTTCAAGAATACCAAATATAGCTAATGCAACAATTAGTACTGTTTCAGTCCTGATAGAAGGGAGTGAAATCTGGAGAATGTGATGTAATCATCACACATGTATCACGTGACGAAGATAGACGACATTCGTTAGAATTATAAATATTATCATTAATCTACATAATCTTGTGATAGCCTCTTTGCAGTccttttcttgaagatgtcgGAGATCATTTCCATACCAACAACATCTACTCATGGAGGAGCCACCTACTACCATGTGGCAATTAAGCTACCTCTTCGGTCTTTGACTGTGCAAAGAAGATACTCCGAATTCGAAGATTTGGTCAACGGCTTATGTGATAATTTAGGTATAAACGTCAAAGATTTTCCATACGAATTACCTTCAAAACGAatcaactggttcaagaGTAACACCCAAAACATaattctggaaagaaaAGCAGAATTGTCACGGTTTCTAAATCAAGCTATACGAGATTCCACAATTCAGAACAGCGCTTTACTACATAAATTCTTGCTGCTTCCAGTGAATTTCCGGTTTAATAGtaatctcttcaacaataacgTTAATGAATCTACTCATAGTTCAGTTTTGCTGTTAGATGAAGGATCCATTGACGAATCCAACTGGCTAGAGGTGTTACGGGTATTGAGGTTCTCGATCCAGGATTCCGATGTCCTGGCTAACAATGCCAAAATCGGTGATAAGATCCAGATACGAGACAAGATCAATAAGTTATTTCAGCCTTGCTTTGTTAAACTTTTGCTGACGTTGAATGGCAAGCTAAAAAAAGAATTGCCTACAGATGAATTCAGCAGAAGACAGGCATTATTGAAAGAGATCCAAGCCAATCTTCAACACTTGGTTTCCACTGTCAATTCAAACTACGCTCACATGCCCGGAACATTCGACATTGGAGGAAGAAACTCGCCGCTGGAGTCACGGAGAGTTTTAGGTGGACCCAAGGAAACCAAGGATACCGTAGGTTTGTCCAACCAGGATTTGTTGCAGCAACAGGTTCAGATACATAGACAACAGGACCAGGAAGTGGAGCAGTTGCGAATGATCATTTCTCGTCAAAGGCAGATCGGAGAGATGATTAATGCTGAAGTGGAGGAACAGAA
Protein-coding sequences here:
- a CDS encoding predicted protein yields the protein MPESSQKSKRTLGKPNSEEITHLPPSPVNEQDAAILEQQPLLDHNHEFLDPDDPIVSPLNLYNVQLMKIGVTVLIFFNAIVGFALILTDFISIPGLNNRGKSFLELDLILVALLTNAITLWCFTVPVYYDRILGYITGGLLLLDLLVIGVVTYTRHQFGWIGIIILIWTGLNVLVNALVDYWVEREKRVQEVRYTGRVEKRWSLSELLIALVKITVKLFLLWVVWCISLTFWLQTFDSHEKPWGKMVAVNDNSFKVHLACFGNVHNNTKSSQPIILVEGGQMIATEVFQEWIEELYHLNKIDRYCIWDRPGYGFSDSAPSPVSIGIITEYLIEALNKEEIEGPFSLVGFDIGGLYSRVFASRNPNKVHSLLLVDSWHEDLLKRWPFSGSNRKNEKSTVFKNIIELMDNITGFKLWFRGLVSPLGIVSNIHWFLHPFKHSSKSRIFGSDMRYQPKYIRARLQEQITSTLLSYSEVKESTVHDLPLSVISSGFMIKNSLNWGKWQQEISKISSNTVEWVIAENSNHEIWKSPRGREQLQQLLMRVIGGKTY
- a CDS encoding predicted protein (go_process intracellular signaling cascade), which translates into the protein MSEIISIPTTSTHGGATYYHVAIKLPLRSLTVQRRYSEFEDLVNGLCDNLGINVKDFPYELPSKRINWFKSNTQNIISERKAELSRFLNQAIRDSTIQNSALLHKFLSLPVNFRFNSNLFNNNVNESTHSSVLSLDEGSIDESNWLEVLRVLRFSIQDSDVSANNAKIGDKIQIRDKINKLFQPCFVKLLSTLNGKLKKELPTDEFSRRQALLKEIQANLQHLVSTSRRVLGGPKETKDTVGLSNQDLLQQQVQIHRQQDQEVEQLRMIISRQRQIGEMINAEVEEQNAMLDQFNEEVERASDKVQSARNRARNIL